One Phycisphaera mikurensis NBRC 102666 DNA window includes the following coding sequences:
- a CDS encoding GxxExxY protein: protein MSDSELTGRVLGAAMEVHSALGAGFREQTYENALAVELGSRGISFERQVSVRLVYKDVVVGEGKVDLLVEGELVIELKAVERLHDAHRDQVITYLRAMQLPLGLLINFHGDNIRDHSRRVIADQA, encoded by the coding sequence ATGAGCGACAGCGAACTGACCGGGCGGGTGTTGGGTGCCGCCATGGAGGTGCATTCGGCACTGGGTGCGGGATTCAGGGAGCAGACCTACGAGAATGCGCTGGCTGTCGAGTTGGGTTCGCGTGGCATCTCCTTCGAGCGGCAGGTTTCGGTCCGGCTGGTTTACAAGGACGTGGTGGTTGGCGAAGGAAAGGTGGATCTCCTTGTCGAGGGCGAGCTCGTGATCGAGTTGAAGGCTGTAGAGCGACTCCACGATGCTCATCGCGACCAGGTCATCACTTATCTCCGCGCAATGCAGTTGCCACTGGGCCTCCTGATCAATTTCCACGGCGACAACATCCGAGACCACAGCCGCCGCGTGATCGCCGACCAAGCCTGA
- a CDS encoding flotillin family protein gives MQTAIVIAVVVVGLLVIAVGFLTMLAKFFVKVEQGTALVRTGVGPTKVTFSGIPVIPIMHRAEFMDISVKRIEIYRHGSEGLNCKDNVRADIKVAFFVRVNNASADVLQVAQSIGCRRASDIQALVDLFDAKFSEALKTVGKSFDFTELYTEREKFKNEILAHIGTDLNGYVLDDAAIDYLEQTDLKQLDPSNILDAEGIKKITDLTAREAVLSNSIAREKEKTIKKQDVEAREAILELERQQEEAEDRQAREIASVKAREQAEAQKVEEEERFKSERARISTEEELGIAEQNKLRQILVAAKAKEKTDAVESERVLREKGLEATERERVVELAEIEKEKALEEQRRQIQDVIRERVVVERAVVEEQEKIKDTEEVAAAERAKTVSVTAAQAKAEEAKVQEVQKAEAGQLAAKFQAEEILIEAGAHREAAEQEALGKMKMAEALQAEKAAAGLAEAEVMDAQAGALDKYGAAEAQVMRAKGNAEAEAVAAKAEAMRKLDGVGKEHEEFKLELERRLQVELAEIGIQKDIAAEQARVLAEALKSANIDIVGGDGVFFDNLINAITRGKQVDRFVDNSKHVERIASQLSGDGPGGALSNGEFGGRLKELVQQTGVSSEDVKNLTIAALLGKAMASSDDEGLLGELKGLLGLAKATGASDKRLSEIGG, from the coding sequence ATGCAAACCGCCATCGTCATCGCCGTCGTCGTCGTCGGGCTCCTGGTCATCGCCGTGGGCTTCCTCACGATGCTCGCGAAGTTCTTCGTGAAGGTCGAGCAGGGCACCGCGCTGGTGCGGACCGGCGTGGGTCCCACGAAGGTCACCTTCTCGGGGATCCCGGTGATCCCGATCATGCACCGCGCCGAGTTCATGGACATCTCGGTGAAGCGGATCGAGATCTACCGCCACGGCTCCGAGGGGCTCAACTGCAAGGACAACGTCCGGGCCGACATCAAGGTCGCCTTCTTCGTCCGCGTGAACAACGCCAGCGCCGACGTGCTGCAGGTCGCCCAGAGCATCGGCTGCCGCCGGGCCAGCGACATCCAGGCGCTGGTGGACCTCTTCGACGCCAAGTTCTCCGAGGCGCTCAAGACCGTCGGCAAGAGCTTCGACTTCACCGAGCTCTACACCGAGCGGGAGAAGTTCAAGAACGAGATCCTCGCCCACATCGGCACGGACCTGAACGGCTACGTGCTCGACGACGCGGCGATCGACTACCTCGAGCAGACCGACCTCAAGCAGCTCGATCCCAGCAACATCCTCGACGCCGAGGGGATCAAGAAGATCACCGACCTGACCGCGAGAGAGGCGGTGCTGTCCAACAGCATCGCCCGCGAGAAGGAGAAGACGATCAAGAAGCAGGACGTCGAGGCCCGCGAGGCGATCCTCGAGCTCGAGCGTCAGCAGGAGGAGGCGGAAGACCGCCAGGCCCGCGAGATCGCCAGCGTCAAGGCCCGTGAGCAGGCCGAGGCCCAGAAGGTCGAGGAGGAGGAACGCTTCAAGAGCGAGCGGGCCCGCATCAGCACCGAGGAGGAGCTGGGCATCGCCGAGCAGAACAAGCTCCGCCAGATCCTGGTCGCGGCCAAGGCCAAGGAGAAGACCGACGCCGTCGAGAGCGAGCGCGTGCTGCGGGAGAAGGGGCTCGAAGCGACCGAGCGCGAGCGCGTGGTGGAGCTGGCGGAGATCGAGAAGGAGAAGGCGCTCGAGGAGCAGCGCCGCCAGATCCAGGACGTCATCCGCGAGCGGGTCGTCGTCGAGCGGGCGGTCGTCGAGGAGCAGGAGAAGATCAAGGACACCGAAGAGGTCGCCGCCGCCGAGCGGGCGAAGACCGTCAGCGTCACCGCGGCCCAGGCCAAGGCGGAGGAGGCCAAGGTGCAGGAAGTGCAGAAGGCCGAGGCCGGGCAGCTGGCCGCGAAGTTCCAGGCCGAGGAAATCCTCATCGAGGCGGGCGCCCACCGCGAGGCGGCCGAGCAGGAGGCGCTGGGCAAGATGAAGATGGCCGAGGCGCTGCAGGCCGAGAAGGCCGCCGCGGGCCTGGCCGAAGCCGAGGTGATGGACGCCCAGGCCGGGGCGCTCGACAAGTACGGCGCCGCCGAGGCGCAGGTGATGCGGGCCAAGGGCAACGCCGAGGCCGAGGCCGTCGCGGCCAAGGCCGAGGCGATGCGGAAGCTCGACGGCGTGGGCAAGGAGCACGAGGAGTTCAAGCTGGAGCTGGAGCGGAGGCTCCAGGTCGAGCTCGCCGAGATTGGCATCCAGAAGGACATCGCCGCCGAGCAGGCGAGGGTGCTGGCCGAGGCGCTCAAGTCCGCGAACATCGACATCGTCGGCGGCGACGGCGTCTTCTTCGACAACCTCATCAACGCGATCACCCGCGGCAAGCAGGTCGACCGCTTCGTCGACAACTCCAAGCACGTCGAGCGCATCGCGTCTCAGCTCTCCGGCGACGGCCCGGGGGGAGCTTTGTCCAACGGCGAGTTCGGCGGCCGGCTCAAGGAGCTCGTCCAGCAGACCGGCGTGTCCTCGGAGGACGTGAAGAACCTCACCATCGCCGCGCTGCTCGGCAAAGCCATGGCCTCTTCCGACGACGAGGGCCTGCTCGGCGAGCTGAAAGGCCTGCTCGGCCTCGCCAAAGCCACGGGCGCGAGCGACAAACGCCTCAGCGAGATCGGGGGGTGA
- a CDS encoding OB-fold-containig protein — protein sequence MVIDFFNACVASPVNLVLSVLLCVTGLYWLVVILGAVGIDSLDLDFDAGDADVDGDVGAHGFVGDTLEFLNVGRVPILVLWSVLLLSLWAIGVLAYPVFGGWGLLFQLLFFVPVLLVSLIVMKLVTMPIARMVKTMEADSEAESNLKLLGRRCTVSSLTVDTRGGQVEVATAGAPLKLHARTRDESVVLNKGDEAVLVAEDDESRVYYVAAF from the coding sequence TTGGTGATCGACTTCTTCAACGCCTGCGTCGCGAGCCCGGTCAACCTGGTGCTGAGCGTGCTGCTGTGCGTCACGGGCCTCTACTGGCTCGTGGTGATCCTCGGTGCCGTCGGCATCGACTCGCTGGACCTGGACTTCGACGCCGGCGACGCCGACGTGGACGGCGACGTCGGCGCCCACGGCTTCGTCGGCGACACGCTGGAGTTCCTCAACGTCGGCCGCGTGCCGATCCTGGTCCTGTGGTCGGTGCTGCTGCTGTCGCTCTGGGCCATCGGCGTGCTCGCGTACCCGGTCTTCGGCGGCTGGGGCCTGCTCTTCCAGCTGCTCTTCTTCGTCCCCGTGCTGCTCGTCTCGCTGATCGTCATGAAGCTCGTGACGATGCCGATCGCAAGAATGGTCAAGACGATGGAGGCCGACAGCGAGGCCGAAAGCAACCTGAAGCTGCTCGGCCGCCGCTGCACCGTCTCCTCGCTGACCGTCGACACCCGCGGCGGCCAGGTCGAGGTCGCCACCGCCGGCGCCCCCCTCAAGCTCCACGCCCGCACCCGCGACGAGAGCGTCGTCCTGAACAAGGGCGACGAAGCCGTCCTGGTCGCGGAGGACGACGAGTCCCGCGTCTACTACGTCGCCGCGTTCTGA
- a CDS encoding BatA domain-containing protein, with protein sequence MQAPFVLAQAAASLVAPALAVAGVAAVAVPVTLHLLSRRRRKQRPWAAMRFLREAIQKQRRRLRFERWLLLGCRCLLLVLLGLALAGPLVSGRLASALGVAGAAGRSVDLVIDNGIASGARLPGEEDAFLARSLREADAVLASLDPADRVRIWPLAGGGDAGDPPSLAPAAARQRVAGLGVTDAAPAREAVLPRVAEAARADAAAGREAAVVVLSPHFPEEGVAGRGPWAPEGGNGVGPRVWLSRPAAGVPNLALGGVRPTRAVVAAGDAAASRSAGRLEALVRVRRAGEAAGAAGAAADASVVVKLVEPAAAAGFTPLAALAERPALATGRREVTLDAGVAEAVVRVPLEAPEPLAPGRRLLLATLDPPAGDAVAADDAGLARVELVEAVRVGLLGGESADGGLAPSDFAAAALGEGTGFAVRPLGSPVALVPPGGGDDTLDAVVTLDPAALGPAGRASVAAFVAAGGAAWVTPSAAAPEDEPGAGLGALFEALGLPWRPSPAAEGAEGPIRADASRPAPATLALLAGQWEALLRPLRIDRLAAPAGVDPADVWIRSAAGVPLTASARSAEAAGRVVYLATALDPAWTNLPAKPLFPALLRDGLLAAVAARAEAEPAVAAAGDATGGRAGLSGGTVVSPAPADTTGQAASRVAAAYAGLGPVAFLPADDPAAAFAGDPARASLAAGLLWVVLALLVLEALAGRAWTR encoded by the coding sequence ATGCAGGCTCCGTTCGTTCTCGCCCAGGCCGCCGCCTCGCTGGTCGCGCCGGCGCTCGCGGTGGCGGGCGTCGCGGCGGTGGCGGTGCCGGTCACGCTGCACCTGCTCTCGCGGCGACGCCGCAAGCAGCGCCCGTGGGCGGCGATGCGCTTCCTGCGGGAGGCCATCCAGAAGCAGCGTCGCCGGCTCCGCTTCGAGCGGTGGCTGCTGCTGGGCTGCCGCTGCCTGCTGCTCGTGCTGCTCGGGCTCGCGCTGGCGGGGCCGCTGGTGAGCGGGCGGCTCGCCTCGGCGCTGGGGGTCGCCGGGGCCGCGGGGCGGTCGGTGGACCTCGTGATCGACAACGGGATCGCGTCGGGTGCACGGCTGCCGGGCGAGGAAGACGCCTTCCTCGCCCGCTCCCTGCGTGAAGCCGACGCCGTGCTCGCTTCGCTCGACCCCGCGGACCGCGTGCGGATCTGGCCGCTCGCCGGCGGCGGGGACGCCGGCGATCCGCCGTCGCTTGCCCCCGCGGCCGCCCGCCAGCGGGTCGCCGGCCTTGGCGTGACCGACGCCGCGCCAGCCCGGGAGGCTGTGCTCCCGCGCGTCGCCGAGGCGGCCCGTGCCGACGCCGCCGCCGGCCGCGAGGCCGCGGTGGTCGTGCTCTCCCCCCACTTCCCCGAGGAGGGCGTGGCCGGCCGCGGACCGTGGGCCCCGGAGGGCGGAAACGGCGTGGGTCCGCGGGTCTGGCTGTCGCGGCCGGCGGCCGGCGTGCCGAACCTCGCCCTCGGCGGCGTCCGCCCGACGCGGGCGGTGGTCGCGGCGGGTGACGCCGCCGCGTCCCGCTCGGCGGGCCGGCTCGAGGCCCTCGTGCGGGTCCGCCGGGCGGGCGAAGCCGCGGGCGCCGCCGGCGCGGCGGCCGACGCCTCCGTCGTCGTCAAGCTGGTCGAACCCGCGGCCGCCGCCGGCTTCACCCCGCTCGCGGCGCTCGCGGAGCGGCCGGCGCTCGCAACCGGCCGCCGCGAGGTCACCCTCGACGCCGGCGTCGCCGAGGCGGTCGTGCGCGTCCCGCTGGAGGCGCCCGAGCCGCTCGCGCCCGGCCGCCGTTTGCTGCTCGCCACGCTGGATCCGCCCGCCGGCGACGCCGTCGCCGCCGACGACGCCGGCCTCGCCCGCGTGGAGCTGGTGGAGGCCGTGCGCGTGGGCTTGCTCGGCGGGGAATCGGCCGACGGCGGCCTCGCGCCCTCCGACTTCGCCGCCGCGGCGCTGGGGGAGGGCACCGGCTTTGCGGTCCGCCCGCTCGGCTCGCCGGTGGCGCTGGTCCCGCCCGGAGGCGGCGACGACACGCTCGACGCCGTCGTCACGCTCGACCCCGCCGCGCTGGGCCCGGCGGGCCGCGCGTCCGTCGCCGCGTTCGTCGCCGCCGGCGGTGCCGCCTGGGTCACGCCCTCCGCCGCGGCACCCGAAGACGAGCCCGGAGCCGGCCTGGGCGCGCTGTTCGAGGCGCTGGGCCTCCCGTGGCGGCCGTCCCCCGCGGCGGAGGGCGCCGAGGGGCCCATCCGCGCCGACGCCTCCCGGCCCGCTCCCGCGACGCTCGCGCTGCTCGCCGGCCAGTGGGAGGCGCTTCTCCGCCCGCTCCGCATCGATCGGCTCGCGGCGCCGGCCGGCGTCGATCCGGCCGACGTCTGGATCCGCTCCGCCGCGGGCGTGCCGCTCACCGCCTCCGCCCGCTCCGCCGAGGCCGCCGGCCGCGTCGTCTACCTCGCCACCGCCCTCGATCCCGCCTGGACGAACCTGCCGGCCAAGCCGCTCTTCCCCGCGCTGCTGCGCGACGGCCTGCTCGCCGCCGTCGCCGCCCGCGCCGAGGCGGAGCCGGCCGTCGCCGCCGCGGGCGACGCGACGGGCGGCCGTGCCGGCCTCTCCGGCGGAACCGTGGTCTCGCCCGCCCCGGCCGACACCACCGGCCAGGCGGCCTCCCGCGTCGCCGCCGCGTACGCCGGCCTCGGGCCCGTCGCGTTCCTCCCCGCCGACGACCCCGCCGCCGCCTTCGCCGGCGACCCGGCGCGGGCCTCCCTCGCCGCCGGTCTGCTCTGGGTCGTGCTCGCTCTGCTCGTGCTCGAAGCGCTGGCGGGCCGCGCCTGGACCCGCTGA
- a CDS encoding DNA repair ATPase → MPDAPPEQLDRSSYDVLRGRLDAQARELRERLEALNAKRKEAFGSVELALAGTSRVTTAHACVPRDIVAVGDRVLMGFNVHFGLKSTVDLGDVFACYRQDDEAVFHDDGLGLLENESFRKDFTDLMRFYKDARFTKFFRRGPHVYMKFRTGRTVDDFKAFKWAFAPGESGQEGEGLAYLGNRSDHEVTYPPQHDFAWKRVTRDMQTGGRFPHYSIEDLVFVETTGGDLTIKVENNTETGEGILAEPVDEPDQGLDDADVLYVVEGPLVLLRIRPYREKAWRHFVFNTKLGTAVRADGLGTAAVLLPEDQGVMTADGVYLATGEKQVFAAVADLVAAPGGLTFDRRVVSPNGEDFLYVFYQRERGVYVLFAYNLIARQVAAPIVCNGYAFRDDGRLLLFKSPEGAEPQKHHAVQNWTTPFVGPDHVAPAVAGGGDDNPLKRIGNRDVVRAMAEARQVLGLATREDLYQSLYADLVKQAGDLLDTYFWLGEDAAARVAEPLAGIRDAAAAAVGEYEKLTRQRRETARAVAEVRSEVDAAIASARVANPDEVGGYVETLAALRAVRGEVIGLRELRHVDPGEVEAMEAEVVDQTEAVSQKTLSFLLRDDALDPYRDRVRAQDEAVGALATAAEAEALGDEVAEAAGELELLIDVVNNLDIDDATQRTAVVEAISEVFSRLNATRSRLRARRQELGQQEGAAEFASRLKLLEQSITNALELADTPEKADASLAKLMVQVEELEASFGGFDDFVGVLIEKREEVLAAFEQRRLALVEQKNQRADTLARAAERILGTVRSRVESMDAVEEINAYFAGDLMVEKLRDLADELGGMDDRVREGDLRAGLKAAKEDAVRRLKDRLDLQGGGRDTIRFGRHTFAISTQPIDLTLVHRDDTPVLHVTGTQFFEEVADPRLRGASARWDQALVSESASVYRAEYLAYLMLEAGAGTSVEAVQAYMAPRYAEGYVKGVHDADAAKILSALVELRDTLGTLRFSAPARVLAQLWWEAGATDDERKLWHLRLANAAAAASPGPASRNAEDTEAQRHRGGTEAEADAADRGGFPALEATVRGFAEEVGGFTAEQADEAVAVLAAEVGLAGIGGEVRFAASGGAVASAASLRETAGEPLAAALEAAPDAVERFRLARTWDRDPEVALRLAGGENNLRVLDASPTRSVENLVGDHPRIRGGELTIDYPVWVPRMRRFATAGVAAFEAFSDTKHEVLKEARDQMRLDTFKPKVLTSFVRNRLLDEVFLPLIGDNLAKQIGTAGADTRTDRMGLLLLISPPGYGKTTLMEYVCARLGMVFLKINGPALGHGVTSLDPAEATNAAAKEELQKLNLGFEMGDNVMVYVDDIQHTNPAFLQKFISLCDAQRRIEGVRHGKPKAYDFRGRRVAVVMAGNPYTESGEAFRIPDMLSNRADTYNLGDIIGAHGDAFEMSYLENALTSNPALNPLATATRDDVHRVIRLAGGASPDGVEFDGSFPPDELAEMVEVVRKLARVRDVILKVNLAYIASAGQDDDYRTEPPFLLQGSYRNMNRIAEKVSAVMNDAELRELIVSAYEQDAQTLTTGAEANLLKFRELVFGLTPEQEERWVEIKSAFVRNNSVRALGGDATAAAIAELSKISGSAASVAAAVSSGDATAAAIAELSKISGSAASVAAAVSSGDATAAAIAELSKVNAAIGGIASAVRDGRLPPAPVNLEVDVAGIVAALEAAAAKLDGSQRSRGERATGDTHPQEIRVVNKIPDTFLYVMKEQFEIMQSWIEPFAQVNARQDGQLTELQQTLDKLTHRWGRVIDKLENSDRS, encoded by the coding sequence ATGCCTGACGCCCCACCCGAACAGCTCGACCGGTCTTCCTACGACGTGCTCCGCGGGCGGCTCGATGCGCAGGCGAGAGAGCTGCGGGAGCGGCTCGAGGCGCTCAACGCGAAGCGGAAGGAGGCGTTCGGCAGCGTCGAGCTCGCGCTGGCCGGCACCTCGCGGGTGACCACGGCGCACGCCTGCGTGCCGCGGGACATCGTGGCCGTCGGCGACCGCGTGCTGATGGGCTTCAACGTGCACTTCGGCCTCAAGAGCACCGTCGACCTCGGCGACGTCTTCGCCTGCTACCGGCAGGACGACGAAGCGGTCTTCCACGACGACGGCCTCGGGCTGCTGGAGAACGAGAGCTTCAGGAAGGACTTCACCGACCTGATGCGCTTCTACAAGGACGCACGCTTCACCAAGTTCTTCCGCCGCGGGCCCCACGTCTACATGAAGTTCCGGACCGGCCGGACCGTCGACGACTTCAAGGCGTTCAAGTGGGCATTCGCCCCCGGCGAGTCAGGACAAGAAGGAGAAGGTCTGGCCTACCTCGGCAATCGATCCGACCACGAGGTCACCTACCCGCCCCAGCACGACTTCGCGTGGAAACGCGTGACCCGCGACATGCAGACCGGCGGGCGGTTCCCGCACTACTCGATCGAGGACCTGGTCTTCGTCGAGACCACCGGGGGCGACCTGACCATCAAGGTCGAGAACAACACCGAGACGGGCGAGGGCATCCTGGCCGAGCCGGTGGACGAGCCGGACCAGGGCCTCGACGACGCCGACGTGCTGTACGTGGTCGAGGGCCCGCTGGTCCTGCTGCGCATCCGCCCGTACCGCGAGAAGGCGTGGCGGCACTTCGTCTTCAACACGAAGCTCGGCACCGCGGTCCGGGCCGACGGCCTGGGCACTGCCGCGGTGCTGCTGCCCGAGGACCAGGGCGTGATGACCGCCGACGGCGTGTACCTCGCCACCGGCGAGAAGCAGGTGTTCGCGGCGGTGGCGGACCTGGTGGCGGCCCCGGGCGGGCTCACCTTCGACCGCAGGGTCGTGTCTCCGAATGGAGAGGACTTCCTCTACGTCTTCTACCAGCGGGAGCGGGGCGTCTACGTGCTGTTCGCGTACAACCTGATCGCCCGCCAAGTCGCCGCGCCGATCGTGTGCAACGGCTACGCCTTCCGCGACGACGGGCGGCTGCTGCTGTTCAAGTCTCCGGAGGGCGCCGAGCCGCAGAAGCACCACGCGGTGCAGAACTGGACGACTCCGTTCGTGGGGCCCGACCACGTCGCGCCCGCGGTGGCCGGCGGGGGGGACGACAACCCGCTCAAGCGGATCGGCAACCGCGACGTGGTCCGGGCCATGGCCGAGGCCCGGCAGGTGCTCGGGCTCGCGACGCGGGAGGACCTCTACCAATCGCTGTACGCCGACCTCGTCAAGCAGGCCGGTGACCTGCTGGACACCTACTTCTGGCTAGGAGAAGATGCCGCCGCGCGGGTGGCCGAGCCGCTGGCGGGCATCCGCGACGCGGCGGCCGCGGCGGTGGGGGAGTACGAGAAGCTGACCCGGCAGCGACGCGAGACGGCCCGGGCCGTCGCGGAGGTGCGGTCGGAGGTCGACGCCGCGATCGCCTCGGCCCGCGTGGCGAACCCCGACGAGGTCGGCGGGTACGTCGAGACGCTCGCGGCGCTGCGGGCGGTCCGCGGCGAGGTCATCGGCCTCCGCGAGCTGCGGCATGTCGACCCGGGCGAGGTCGAGGCGATGGAGGCCGAGGTCGTCGATCAGACCGAGGCCGTCTCGCAGAAGACGCTCTCGTTCCTGCTCCGCGACGACGCGCTGGACCCGTACCGCGATCGGGTCCGGGCGCAGGACGAAGCCGTCGGTGCCCTCGCCACCGCGGCCGAGGCCGAAGCCCTCGGCGACGAAGTCGCCGAGGCAGCCGGCGAGCTGGAGCTGCTGATCGACGTCGTCAACAACCTCGACATCGACGACGCGACGCAGCGGACCGCGGTGGTCGAGGCGATCTCCGAGGTCTTCTCCCGGTTGAACGCCACCCGCTCCCGGCTGCGGGCCCGGCGGCAGGAGCTGGGCCAACAGGAAGGCGCCGCCGAGTTCGCCTCCCGGCTGAAGCTGCTGGAGCAGAGCATCACCAACGCGCTGGAGCTGGCCGACACGCCCGAGAAGGCCGACGCCTCGCTCGCGAAGCTGATGGTCCAGGTCGAGGAACTCGAAGCGAGCTTCGGCGGCTTCGACGACTTCGTCGGGGTGCTCATCGAGAAGCGCGAGGAGGTGCTCGCGGCCTTCGAGCAGCGAAGGCTCGCGCTCGTCGAGCAGAAGAACCAGCGGGCCGACACGCTCGCCCGGGCGGCGGAACGGATCCTCGGGACGGTCCGTTCGCGGGTCGAGTCGATGGACGCGGTCGAGGAGATCAACGCCTACTTCGCCGGCGACCTGATGGTCGAGAAGCTCCGCGACCTCGCGGACGAGCTGGGCGGGATGGACGACCGGGTACGCGAGGGTGACCTGCGCGCGGGGCTGAAGGCCGCGAAGGAGGACGCCGTCCGGCGGCTCAAGGATCGGCTCGACCTGCAGGGCGGCGGCCGCGACACGATCCGCTTCGGCCGGCACACCTTCGCGATCAGCACGCAGCCGATCGACCTGACGCTCGTGCACCGCGACGACACGCCGGTGCTGCACGTCACCGGCACGCAGTTCTTCGAGGAGGTTGCGGATCCCCGCCTGCGTGGAGCGTCTGCGCGGTGGGACCAGGCGCTGGTCAGCGAGTCCGCGAGCGTGTACCGGGCGGAGTACCTCGCGTACCTCATGCTCGAAGCGGGCGCGGGCACCTCCGTCGAGGCGGTGCAGGCGTACATGGCGCCGCGCTACGCCGAGGGCTACGTGAAGGGCGTCCACGACGCCGACGCGGCGAAGATCCTGTCGGCCCTGGTCGAGCTGCGGGACACGCTGGGCACGCTCCGCTTCTCCGCCCCCGCTCGGGTGCTGGCGCAGCTTTGGTGGGAGGCCGGCGCCACCGACGATGAGCGGAAGCTGTGGCACCTCCGCCTCGCCAACGCCGCCGCGGCCGCGTCTCCGGGACCCGCTTCGCGGAACGCAGAGGACACGGAGGCACAGAGGCACAGAGGAGGCACAGAGGCAGAGGCGGATGCCGCGGACCGTGGAGGTTTCCCGGCGCTGGAGGCCACGGTCCGCGGATTCGCGGAGGAGGTCGGGGGGTTCACGGCCGAGCAAGCCGACGAGGCCGTTGCCGTGCTCGCCGCCGAGGTCGGCCTCGCGGGGATCGGCGGCGAGGTCCGCTTCGCGGCGAGCGGCGGGGCGGTTGCGTCCGCCGCCTCGCTGCGCGAGACGGCGGGCGAGCCGCTCGCCGCCGCGCTCGAAGCGGCTCCGGATGCCGTGGAGCGCTTCCGCCTCGCCCGCACCTGGGATCGTGACCCGGAAGTTGCGCTGCGCCTCGCCGGAGGTGAGAACAACCTCCGCGTCCTCGACGCCTCGCCAACGCGCAGCGTGGAGAACCTCGTCGGCGACCACCCCCGCATCCGCGGCGGCGAGCTGACGATCGATTACCCGGTCTGGGTCCCGCGCATGCGGCGCTTCGCCACCGCCGGCGTCGCCGCGTTCGAGGCGTTCAGCGACACCAAGCACGAGGTGCTTAAAGAAGCCCGCGACCAGATGCGGCTCGACACCTTCAAGCCGAAGGTGCTCACCAGCTTCGTCCGGAATCGGCTGCTCGACGAGGTCTTCCTGCCGCTGATCGGCGACAACCTCGCCAAGCAGATCGGCACCGCCGGCGCCGACACCCGGACCGACCGCATGGGCCTGCTGCTGCTCATCTCGCCGCCCGGCTACGGCAAGACGACGCTGATGGAATACGTGTGCGCCCGGCTGGGCATGGTGTTCCTCAAGATCAACGGCCCGGCGCTCGGGCACGGCGTCACTTCGCTGGACCCCGCCGAGGCCACCAACGCCGCGGCGAAGGAGGAGCTGCAGAAGCTGAACCTCGGCTTTGAGATGGGCGACAACGTGATGGTCTACGTCGACGACATCCAGCACACGAACCCCGCGTTCCTGCAGAAGTTCATCAGCCTCTGCGACGCCCAGCGCCGGATCGAGGGCGTCCGCCACGGCAAGCCCAAGGCCTACGACTTCCGCGGCCGGCGGGTCGCCGTGGTCATGGCCGGCAACCCGTACACGGAGTCGGGCGAGGCCTTCCGCATCCCGGACATGCTCAGCAACCGGGCCGACACGTACAACCTCGGCGACATCATCGGGGCGCACGGCGACGCCTTCGAGATGAGCTACCTCGAGAACGCGCTCACCAGCAACCCGGCGCTGAACCCGCTGGCCACGGCAACCCGCGACGACGTTCACCGCGTCATCCGCCTCGCCGGCGGCGCCTCGCCCGACGGAGTCGAGTTCGACGGGAGCTTCCCGCCCGACGAGCTGGCGGAGATGGTCGAGGTCGTGCGGAAGCTGGCCCGCGTCCGCGATGTGATCCTGAAGGTCAACCTCGCGTACATCGCCTCCGCCGGTCAGGACGACGACTACCGCACCGAGCCGCCGTTCCTGCTGCAAGGCAGCTACCGGAACATGAACCGCATCGCCGAGAAGGTCTCCGCCGTCATGAACGACGCGGAGCTGCGGGAGCTGATCGTCTCCGCCTACGAGCAGGATGCGCAGACGCTCACCACCGGCGCCGAGGCCAACCTGCTCAAGTTCCGCGAGCTGGTCTTCGGGCTCACACCCGAGCAGGAAGAGCGGTGGGTGGAGATCAAGTCCGCCTTCGTGCGGAACAACAGCGTCAGAGCACTCGGCGGCGACGCGACCGCCGCCGCCATCGCCGAGCTGAGCAAGATCAGTGGCTCCGCGGCCTCCGTCGCCGCCGCCGTTTCGTCCGGCGACGCGACCGCCGCCGCCATCGCCGAGCTGAGCAAGATCAGTGGCTCCGCGGCCTCCGTCGCCGCCGCCGTTTCGTCCGGCGACGCGACCGCCGCGGCCATCGCCGAGCTTTCGAAGGTGAACGCCGCGATCGGCGGGATCGCCTCGGCCGTCCGCGACGGCCGCTTGCCACCGGCGCCGGTGAACCTGGAGGTCGACGTCGCCGGGATCGTGGCGGCGTTGGAGGCGGCGGCTGCGAAGCTGGACGGGAGTCAACGCTCCCGGGGGGAGCGAGCCACCGGCGATACGCACCCGCAGGAGATCCGCGTCGTCAACAAGATCCCCGACACCTTCCTCTACGTGATGAAGGAGCAATTCGAGATCATGCAGAGCTGGATCGAGCCCTTCGCCCAGGTCAACGCCCGCCAGGACGGCCAGCTCACCGAGCTGCAGCAGACCCTCGACAAGCTCACCCACCGCTGGGGCCGCGTCATCGACAAGCTCGAGAACAGCGACCGGAGCTGA